One window of Legionella pneumophila subsp. pneumophila str. Philadelphia 1 genomic DNA carries:
- the sdeA gene encoding T4SS effector NAD-dependent ubiquitin ligase SdeA codes for MPKYVEGVELTQEGMHAIFARMGYGDITSGSIYNGVPTIDTGALNRQGFMPVLTGVGPHRDSGHWIMLIKGPGNQYYLFDPLGKTSGEGYQNILAAQLPMGSTLSVIPNGSGLNMGLCGYWVASAGLRAHQALNQHNPPTLLNVGQTITNEMRNELDHDGYRKITGWLRAVADEFPEGDPQLDGKALRENTEKDLKIEIPTLVLPGKDTSPKEMSVKPTAPQDKSVPVWNGFSLYTDDTVKAAAQYAYDNYLGKPYTGSVESAPANFGGRMVYRQHHGLSHTLRTMAYAELIVEEARKAKLRGETLGKFKDGRTIADVTPQELKKIMIAQAFFVAGRDDEASDAKNYQKYHEQSRDAFLKYVKDNESTLIPDVFKDQEDVNFYARVIEDKSHDWESTPAHVLINQGHMVDLVRVKQPPESFLQRYFSSMQRWIGSQATEAVFGIQRQFFHATYEVVAGFDSDNKEPHLVVSGLGRYVIGEDGQPIREAPKKGQKEGDLKVFPQTYKLKENERLMRVDEFLKLPEIQNTFPGSGKHLQGGMPGMNEMDYWNRLNSLNRARCENDVDFCLKQLQTAHDKAKIEPIKQAFQSSKGKERRQPNVDEIAAARIIQQILANPDCIHDDHVLINGQKLEQQFFRDLLAKCEMAVVGSLLNDTDIGNIDTLMRHEKDTEFHSTNPEAVPVKIGEYWINDQRINNSSGNITQKKHDLIFLMQNDAWYFSRVNAIAQNRDKGSTFKEVLITTLMTPLTSKALVDTSQAKPPTRLFRGLNLSEEFTKGLIDQANAMIANTTERLFTDHSPEAFKQIKLNDLSKMSGRTNASTTTEIKLVKETWDSNVIFEMLDPDGLLHSKQVGRHGEGTESEFSVYLPEDVALVPVKVTLDGKTQKGENRYVFTFVAVKSPDFTPRHESGYAVEPFLRMQAAKLAEVKSSIEKAQRAPDLETIFNLQNEVEAVQYSHLSTGYKNFLKNTVGPVLENSLSGLMESDTDTLSKALAAFPSDTQWSAFNFEEARQAKRQMDAIKQMVGNKVVLDALTQCQDALEKQNIAGALDALKKIPSEKEMGTIRRELREQIQSARQELESLQRAVVTPVVTDEKKVRERYDALIENTSKKITELETGKLPNLDAVKKGISNLSNLKQEVTVLRNEKIRMHVGTDKVDFSDVEKLEQQIQVIDTKLADAYLLEVTKQISALDNTKPKNQTELKTKIAAFLDRTTDIEMLRNERIKKHGSSKDPLDLSDLDKLSGSLQRINQSLVSDLITTIRVSINQMEAKTFHEQEKEIQQNFELLAKLEKTLDKSKTSEKLREDIPKLNDLLVAKQKAYPQMVQMQLKSEVFVTQLREVCQANHDDLDKTRNARLRELDRLDREAGITRMVGNLIWGLTNKVGLTTDERLDIRTKQQSLARFKNELFNDKIDTDQLISNLARKRPSELQEGLGISTDNAMELHLLLTELAGKTTSPDELEERMKAIDDISTKIGREPEHLKFVMVEEDESNKKTIGF; via the coding sequence ATGCCTAAGTATGTCGAAGGGGTAGAACTAACTCAAGAAGGTATGCATGCTATTTTTGCACGCATGGGGTATGGAGATATTACCAGCGGTAGCATATACAACGGAGTGCCAACTATTGACACAGGTGCGCTAAACAGGCAAGGTTTTATGCCCGTGTTAACCGGGGTAGGACCACACAGAGACTCCGGCCACTGGATTATGTTAATCAAAGGTCCTGGCAACCAATACTACCTCTTTGACCCATTAGGCAAAACATCAGGTGAAGGCTATCAAAATATTTTAGCAGCCCAATTACCAATGGGGTCTACCCTTTCTGTTATTCCCAATGGTTCCGGTTTGAATATGGGATTATGCGGCTACTGGGTCGCCTCTGCTGGTTTAAGAGCACACCAGGCATTAAATCAACATAATCCCCCTACTTTGTTAAATGTGGGACAAACCATTACCAATGAAATGCGTAACGAACTCGATCATGACGGTTATCGAAAAATTACCGGATGGTTACGTGCTGTTGCTGATGAATTCCCTGAAGGTGACCCACAATTAGATGGGAAAGCATTAAGAGAAAACACTGAAAAAGATTTAAAAATAGAAATTCCTACACTGGTTCTTCCTGGAAAAGATACCTCCCCTAAAGAAATGTCTGTTAAACCCACTGCACCACAAGATAAATCTGTGCCTGTTTGGAATGGGTTTTCATTATATACTGATGATACCGTTAAAGCCGCGGCACAATACGCCTATGACAACTATCTGGGCAAACCGTATACCGGATCAGTTGAATCAGCACCTGCGAATTTTGGCGGTCGAATGGTGTACAGACAACATCATGGACTTTCCCATACTTTACGGACCATGGCTTATGCGGAATTGATTGTTGAAGAAGCACGTAAAGCTAAATTACGGGGTGAAACATTAGGGAAATTCAAAGACGGACGTACTATTGCTGACGTTACCCCTCAAGAACTAAAAAAAATCATGATTGCCCAGGCATTTTTTGTAGCTGGACGTGATGATGAAGCATCCGATGCCAAGAACTACCAAAAATATCATGAACAAAGCCGGGATGCTTTCTTAAAATATGTGAAAGACAATGAATCCACTTTGATTCCTGATGTTTTCAAAGATCAGGAAGATGTCAATTTTTATGCCCGAGTGATTGAAGATAAAAGTCATGATTGGGAATCAACCCCAGCCCATGTGCTAATTAACCAGGGCCATATGGTCGATTTGGTACGGGTCAAGCAACCCCCTGAATCATTCTTACAACGCTATTTCAGTTCCATGCAACGCTGGATAGGTTCACAGGCAACGGAAGCTGTTTTTGGAATACAAAGACAGTTTTTCCATGCTACCTATGAAGTAGTCGCAGGTTTTGACTCCGATAACAAAGAACCTCATTTGGTTGTTTCTGGTTTAGGTCGTTATGTCATCGGTGAAGATGGTCAACCTATCCGAGAAGCTCCGAAAAAAGGACAGAAAGAAGGAGATTTAAAAGTTTTCCCTCAAACTTATAAATTAAAAGAAAATGAGCGTCTTATGCGCGTCGATGAATTTTTAAAACTTCCTGAAATACAAAATACCTTCCCTGGTTCTGGCAAACATTTACAAGGTGGAATGCCAGGTATGAATGAAATGGATTATTGGAATCGACTGAACTCTTTAAACAGAGCACGATGCGAAAACGATGTTGATTTTTGTTTGAAACAATTACAAACAGCCCATGACAAGGCGAAAATTGAGCCTATTAAACAAGCTTTTCAATCCAGTAAAGGGAAAGAAAGAAGACAACCTAATGTCGATGAAATTGCTGCTGCCCGCATCATTCAGCAAATCTTGGCCAATCCTGATTGCATCCATGATGATCATGTGCTCATCAATGGCCAGAAACTGGAACAACAATTCTTCCGTGACTTGTTAGCGAAATGCGAGATGGCTGTTGTAGGCTCACTCCTCAATGACACCGACATAGGAAACATTGATACTTTAATGCGACATGAAAAAGACACTGAGTTTCATTCTACCAATCCTGAAGCAGTTCCGGTGAAAATTGGAGAATATTGGATTAATGACCAAAGAATTAATAATAGTAGTGGCAACATCACCCAAAAGAAACACGATCTAATTTTCCTCATGCAAAATGATGCGTGGTATTTTAGCCGAGTCAATGCCATCGCCCAAAACCGGGATAAAGGCTCTACTTTCAAGGAGGTGTTGATTACTACTTTAATGACGCCTTTGACTAGTAAAGCACTAGTGGATACCTCGCAAGCCAAGCCCCCTACAAGACTATTTCGTGGATTAAACCTGTCAGAAGAGTTTACCAAGGGATTAATTGATCAAGCGAATGCAATGATTGCCAATACGACAGAGCGTCTTTTCACCGATCATTCACCAGAAGCCTTCAAACAAATCAAGTTAAATGATTTAAGTAAAATGTCCGGCAGAACCAATGCCAGTACAACCACGGAGATTAAGCTTGTAAAAGAAACCTGGGACTCCAATGTCATCTTTGAAATGCTTGACCCGGATGGTTTGCTGCATTCCAAGCAAGTAGGACGCCATGGCGAAGGCACCGAAAGTGAATTCTCCGTTTATTTGCCGGAGGATGTTGCCCTGGTCCCAGTCAAGGTCACCCTTGATGGTAAAACGCAAAAAGGGGAAAATCGATATGTCTTTACCTTTGTTGCCGTAAAAAGCCCTGACTTTACACCACGTCATGAAAGCGGCTATGCGGTTGAACCGTTTTTAAGAATGCAAGCCGCAAAGTTAGCCGAAGTCAAAAGCTCTATTGAAAAAGCCCAGAGAGCACCTGACCTTGAGACAATTTTCAATTTACAAAACGAAGTAGAAGCAGTGCAATACTCACACTTATCGACGGGTTACAAAAATTTTCTAAAAAACACCGTTGGTCCTGTTTTAGAAAATAGTCTTAGTGGACTCATGGAGAGTGACACGGACACTTTAAGTAAAGCATTAGCAGCATTCCCATCCGATACACAATGGTCAGCCTTCAATTTTGAAGAAGCAAGGCAAGCCAAAAGACAGATGGATGCCATTAAGCAAATGGTTGGAAATAAAGTGGTGCTTGACGCCTTGACTCAATGCCAGGACGCGCTGGAAAAGCAAAATATCGCTGGCGCACTGGATGCTCTCAAAAAAATCCCGTCCGAAAAAGAGATGGGTACAATTAGAAGAGAGCTAAGAGAACAAATCCAAAGCGCCAGGCAAGAACTGGAATCATTGCAGCGTGCTGTTGTTACCCCTGTAGTAACCGATGAAAAGAAAGTAAGAGAACGCTATGATGCCCTGATAGAAAACACATCGAAGAAAATTACTGAACTTGAAACAGGGAAATTACCCAATCTTGATGCTGTCAAGAAAGGCATATCTAACTTGAGCAACCTGAAACAAGAAGTAACCGTATTACGTAATGAAAAAATACGGATGCACGTTGGAACTGATAAAGTTGATTTTTCAGATGTTGAAAAACTGGAACAACAAATACAGGTTATCGATACCAAATTAGCCGATGCTTATTTACTTGAAGTAACCAAACAAATTTCAGCGCTTGACAATACAAAACCCAAAAATCAGACTGAATTGAAAACAAAAATAGCAGCATTTCTTGACAGAACCACTGATATTGAAATGTTGCGTAATGAGCGAATCAAAAAACACGGTTCATCGAAAGATCCACTGGATCTGTCTGATTTGGATAAATTAAGCGGCAGCTTACAGCGCATTAATCAATCCCTGGTTTCAGATTTGATAACAACCATCCGTGTGTCCATCAATCAAATGGAAGCGAAAACTTTTCACGAACAGGAAAAGGAAATACAACAAAATTTCGAGTTACTCGCAAAACTCGAAAAAACATTGGATAAGTCAAAGACATCAGAAAAACTAAGGGAGGATATTCCCAAACTTAATGATTTGCTGGTTGCAAAACAAAAAGCCTACCCTCAAATGGTACAAATGCAACTCAAGAGCGAAGTCTTCGTTACCCAATTACGTGAGGTATGTCAAGCTAACCATGACGATCTGGATAAAACAAGAAATGCAAGATTACGAGAACTGGATCGGCTGGACAGAGAAGCTGGAATAACAAGAATGGTGGGTAATCTAATCTGGGGTCTTACCAACAAAGTAGGTTTAACCACAGACGAACGACTTGACATCAGGACTAAACAGCAATCGCTTGCACGATTCAAAAATGAATTATTTAATGACAAGATTGATACGGATCAGCTAATCTCTAATTTGGCAAGGAAAAGACCTTCTGAACTGCAAGAAGGATTGGGAATATCTACAGACAATGCGATGGAGTTACATTTACTGTTAACTGAGTTAGCGGGTAAAACAACTTCTCCAGATGAACTGGAAGAAAGAATGAAAGCAATCGATGACATTTCCACCAAGATAGGTAGAGAGCCTGAGCATTTGAAATTTGTCATGGTTGAAGAAGATGAATCCAATAAAAAAACTATAGGATTTTAA
- the pmtA gene encoding phospholipid N-methyltransferase PmtA, producing MSLSSVKKVYNIYSSFYDVLFGSIFHQGRSLCTNKVNKNAGLNASVLELGVGTGLSLPFYRPDLNITGIDISEKMLEKAEKRIVKKKLTTHIDLKIMDAANLEFPDNHFDFVVAMYVASVVPDIDTFLKEISRVCKPSGEIIFVNHFASEKPILRFFEKQLSHIDNFVGFNSNFSIHSILNYKEFKLLETQKVNLFGYWKLLHCKIN from the coding sequence ATGTCGCTCTCTTCAGTAAAAAAAGTTTATAATATTTATTCTTCTTTTTATGATGTCCTTTTTGGATCTATCTTTCATCAAGGCCGCTCTCTATGTACTAATAAGGTTAATAAAAATGCTGGCCTGAATGCTTCTGTTTTAGAGCTTGGGGTTGGCACAGGGTTATCTTTACCCTTTTACCGTCCAGATTTGAACATAACTGGAATCGATATTTCAGAAAAAATGTTAGAAAAGGCTGAAAAACGTATCGTCAAGAAAAAATTAACAACCCATATTGATTTAAAAATTATGGATGCCGCTAATTTGGAGTTTCCAGATAACCATTTTGATTTTGTTGTTGCCATGTATGTTGCGTCTGTTGTCCCTGATATTGATACTTTTCTAAAAGAAATCTCACGTGTTTGTAAACCATCAGGCGAAATAATATTTGTGAATCATTTTGCTTCTGAAAAACCCATCCTGCGCTTCTTTGAAAAACAACTGTCACATATTGATAATTTTGTAGGATTTAACTCGAATTTTTCTATCCATTCCATTTTAAATTATAAAGAATTTAAATTGCTGGAAACTCAAAAAGTCAATCTTTTTGGCTATTGGAAATTATTACACTGTAAAATAAATTGA